Part of the Benincasa hispida cultivar B227 chromosome 11, ASM972705v1, whole genome shotgun sequence genome, TGTTACagtaaaaactatttcaaaacctattaacactatttcaaaatattttctatttactATAATTCTTACTATTTTACCTTCATATaccttcatattttttttattgactaattttttagataattattttaaataataaaatatctatATTAATAAATAGCGTAGTTAACTTTACAAGAAGAAtcaacaaactaaaaaaaatatttaactttaataagaatgaatatatattaataaatgaaaatgtTCGGAAAGGTCAgagaatgaaaaagaagaatagAGGATCAAGATGGCTTGTGGGGAGCCTTCTTAGGATCATCCGACATCTATCAGACAAGATGTTCATCGATAATAAATTTCGAACccagaaaaaaataaaattaaccaAACGGGATTTACACTTCTCTAAATTACATTACAACCCCCACAAATTCAAAacccctaaattttaaattctaaattctaaaccctaatcctaatccttttcttcttcttcttcttcatcctgTAATCGATGATGGATCCCCTCGCTTGTTCGACGAATGCTGCTGCTGCTGTTGCTGATAATGATGCATACTCATCAAATCCAACTCCTTCTGCTTTACCATCAGCATCATCCTCTCGTTTTCCAGCCTTCTCTTCTCATTCTCCAGCTTCGCCCTCTCCATATCCCTCTCCTTCTTGCTCCTGAACTTCACCCATTTTAGCCTCTGTTTCTCCAGCTCGAATGCTTGCGTTTGATAGCTCACTTGCTGTTCTTCAAGCTGAATCAACCTGCTCTTCATCCATTGCTTCTTCTCCCATGGACTCCTCCCGCCGTCCTGTACAACTCCCATCACCTCCGCACTCAACTGCTGCATCCCCGCCGTAATCCCCCCTTTCCTCGCTCTCTTCCTCGATTCCGTTTCCTCCTCCTCTTCTTGCCTTCCTTCAATTTCCTCAtcctcttcctcctcctcctcctccgaTTCGTCGTCTTCCTCCTCTTCCTCCTCTTCATCTCCGCTTTTCGAACACTCGCCGGCCGCTACAGCGGCGGCGGAGGTCGTAGTCTCTGTCGCGTGGAAGCATCGTtgctgttgttgttgttgtggaAGGTGGGATGGTTCTGCTGCGGTGTCCGGCGAGGGGTGGGTGGTGCCGTGACGGCAAGTGTTGTGGTAAGCGCacatttctctaaaaaaaagatgtttagaattgagtagTTTTCGTACTTCTTCTTTCGTTTTCGGTGTTAATTCCATTGAATCTAGTAACGTTTGATTTTCAACGACTTTGCAGGCTGTGCCCTTCCCCAAAATATCGTTAACCCGTTTATATCTTTTGTTTAAATCGTTGAATTTGTCTTCGCATTGCTGTGGTGAAACGTAGAATCCTTTTTCCATCATTGCTCTGGATACCGATTTCCATTTCCCCTTCTTTTGCAGTAACCCCACTGGTTTTTTCTTCCCGGCGTGATCCGCCGGCTCCGACCCACCTTCGTCGCCGATGTAGAACACCGCCGTAATCAGCAACCTAACCATCATGTCCGTCCATTTCATCCTCTGCCACGGCGAAATTTTCTTCTTGCCATCTCCGTTACTGTCATCCGCCGCAAACCCCTGCTCCTCGTCGTCACTAATATTCGACTGCTGCGGCTTAGGCTTCGTCGGATAGGGGTATTTCAAGGAGACCGGCGGCGGCTGTTGGTGGTGGTGGGGGTCGTGTGAGACATAAGATACGATTGGAGGGTGATGTAATTGGTGAGGATTTGGGGGATTTGTTGGGTTTTGATGAAGTGGTAATTCCAATCCCAACATTGACGAATTCATGCCTGAAAAATCCCTCTCCTCCTCCTCCACTACCCACCCACCCCAccaccgccgccgccgccgccgcctaAACTATTGTTTTCCATTAAAACCACCCCCCAATTCTTTCGATTAGCCGTTTCTAAATCAAGAAATAGAACCAAACCCAGATACAGAAACTCGTAACGTCAACAAAAAACCGTTGTTAAAATGAGAGAGAAGAATGGTGGGTTTATTGGAAGGAGTGAGAGAGTATATGGTATATAGATAGAAGAAGGGGCAGCCGGTTTTGGGAGAGCGGATTGTGGTATTGGGTTGACAGAAAACCGCCCATGGTTTTGGTAGGCAGTGGTGTTAGAGGAAAAACTGGAAACCCACAGGATAGAAGAAAACTGGGCAGTGGAGAAACGAAAATGGGTTTGAGAAATCAGCTCGCCCATTAGACCCATTGCCATTCCACGTACGTTTCTCGAAATCCACAAActtcctttttctcttcttttctttcttttttttttcctgcttctttcttcctcttcagtcaactctttttcctttttagggTTTTATAGAGTTTAGTGGGGGTTTATCATTGTTTTGGGATTTAGATATATTTTCCTTTCCTAAAATATCTgtctttttttatgtttatatatttgttaGAATTTAAGCAATTATCAACTTATATCTAAATGTTGAATTTCACGATTGTATTGATTTAAATTCTGTGAATTTTGAAAgttgtaaaaaaaatttcaaattttgatgagTGTATCAATTTgaactctaaactttcataaatatatcatgaattttcataagtgtattctactaaaatataattgatggtttaaattgatatagttACAAACGTTCAAGGATCAAATTGATACACCCACAAAAGCTTAGGATTTAAAtcgataaattattaatttggggtttaaattgatacaagaAGATccagaatttaaattaattcatttattaatttaaattaatacaacttctaaaatttagaatataaattgatatttgcctttaaaattttattttgggtaCAAAAGTTGAATGAGGTGTGAGGTAGATATTCTTAAATCAAGGTTATGTTCAAATATGTGGTGAAAATCAACTTTGAACTTTGTGAGGATGGttctaccatttttttttataataattataaaaatggaGATCGAACTTTCAACCTCTAGAAAGAAAATCTatgtaaattattattgaactaaatttattttgacAAATAGTTTCTTAAGTTAGTTCAAATTATTTCGGATAGTTTTCATGTTATTTACTAAACTAATAgtaatttatatcaatttaactCTAATGTTGAACGTGGACATATTATTTCCATCTAAATTTGTTATATGTATATTTGAAACTTTTACATGATTTAAGTTACAAATTATTTCGTTTATAAAATATTCCATAGGAATAATATTAGTTTAAAAATTTCTATCTTTTATGCGTGGCTAAAATTTTGAgactattttaaattaaaaatatatattttttaaaaaaataaatttaagtaaaaatatcaattgacatctctaaatttagattatatcaATTTAGATCTTGAAGTAATATTTGTATTGATTTAAGTACTAAATTTTTGTAAGTGTATGAATTTACGCTTTCCATCGCGGTCTGTTTGGACAAACATTACACGAGActtaattttattgatttagtttttagattttcataagtgAATCACTTTTAACtaagattttatttgaaaattgtccAAGCATAGAttctaaaatatgattttattaatccgacatttgaagaagtctacacaCAAGTAAGGTTTGAATGCATGAgtaatttttaaatgtaatcTTAATAAATAGTCTAAATTGAAACATTTATAACCATTTAGAAGTTTAATTTGAAGAATTATAGGTTTTGCCCAATATTTTTAAACTAAAGTCTAGAGGAGGAGGTTAATAAAtgtcatgatttaaattaatctaatcttcaaactaaattgaaattttaccTAAATTTGAAAACCTTATTTAGAAAATTGGAactttttcataattttctttaaaccGATCATAATGTTTATATCTTTATTGCCTAACGACTTGatgttttcaatgcatactCTAAAAAATTAATAGTATGTCATATAGGCTAGTGGgatttttgtacgaatgactTCCTTTCAATAGCGCATTTGATTTTTAACATATTCCCACAAAAGTATGTTTTATAACCTTCTATT contains:
- the LOC120089883 gene encoding transcription factor SPT20 homolog, coding for MNSSMLGLELPLHQNPTNPPNPHQLHHPPIVSYVSHDPHHHQQPPPVSLKYPYPTKPKPQQSNISDDEEQGFAADDSNGDGKKKISPWQRMKWTDMMVRLLITAVFYIGDEGGSEPADHAGKKKPVGLLQKKGKWKSVSRAMMEKGFYVSPQQCEDKFNDLNKRYKRVNDILGKGTACKVVENQTLLDSMELTPKTKEEVRKLLNSKHLFFREMCAYHNTCRHGTTHPSPDTAAEPSHLPQQQQQQRCFHATETTTSAAAVAAGECSKSGDEEEEEEEDDESEEEEEEEDEEIEGRQEEEEETESRKRARKGGITAGMQQLSAEVMGVVQDGGRSPWEKKQWMKSRLIQLEEQQVSYQTQAFELEKQRLKWVKFRSKKERDMERAKLENEKRRLENERMMLMVKQKELDLMSMHHYQQQQQQHSSNKRGDPSSITG